From Eriocheir sinensis breed Jianghai 21 chromosome 65, ASM2467909v1, whole genome shotgun sequence, one genomic window encodes:
- the LOC126987633 gene encoding probable endonuclease 4 isoform X4 — MAPARSRKRGDTRLLSVPGGRTSASKKGKSKDEIKAEITEQEPENTPSSQSDDQEDEEISVKTKGKGKKPTKRGKVKAEITEQEPEKTPSSQSDDQEDEEISVKTKGKGKKPTKRGKVKEETTDSDEAQDEEPKRKRTKRAPAKPKGSQRAARGKKSMKESSTEPSEDEEIEVKQVKKKVASPRKKNKKGEDTPVPRPIKYESLGDGPPPVPSTGRKYMGSHVSAAGGIWNAFENAEECSSKSFAIFLRNQRQWNAKPLDEETVEKWKEIGKDFPPHLILPHGSYLMNLGSPVPETLEKSRAMLVDELQRCQRLGIPHYNFHPGSTTGKISREECCKLIAESINLAHSQTKGVICVLENMSCQGFTIGGDLHELRLIIEHVKDKSRVGVCLDTCHSHAAGYDLSTEEGFEELLEDFEKIIGWQFLRGLHINDSKGEVGDHLDRHENIGKGSIGVEGFFRVMNCEHFNDLPLILETPWTSNAGYANEVKALTSLILIEK, encoded by the exons GAAGAACCAGTGCAAGTAAGAAGGGCAAGTCAAAGGATGAAATCAAAGCAGAGATTACAGAGCAAGAACCAGAAAATACACCATCCAGTCAAAGTGACgaccaagaagatgaagaaattagTGTGAAAACTAAGGGCAAAGGGAAGAAGCCAACCAAacgaggaaag gtgaaagcaGAGATtacagaacaagaaccagaaaAAACACCATCCAGTCAAAGTGACgaccaagaagatgaagaaattagTGTGAAAACTAAGGGCAAAGGGAAGAAGCCAACCAAacgaggaaaggtgaaagaagagacgACTGACAGTGATGAAGCGCAAGATGAAGAgcctaagaggaagaggacaaagagggcACCTGCCAAGCCTAAGGGTAGCCAGAGggcagcaagaggaaaaaagtcAATGAAGGAGAGCTCTACAGAACCaagtgaagatgaagaaatagaagtcAAGCAAGTGAAGAAAAAAGTTGCGAGtcccaggaagaaaaataagaaaggagag GATACACCTGTTCCTCGCCCCATCAAGTATGAGAGCCTTGGGGACGGGCCGCCTCCTGTGCCCTCCACTGGACGCAAGTACATGGGCTCCCACGTCTCAGCTGCTG GTGGAATATGGAATGCTTTTGAAAATGCTGAGGAGTGCAGTTCAAAGTCTTTTGCCATTTTCCTCCGCAACCAACGGCAGTGGAACGCTAAGCCCCTGGACGAGGAGACAGTTGAGAAGTGGAAGGAGATTGGAAAG GACTTTCCTCCACACCTGATCCTGCCTCATGGGTCCTACCTGATGAACCTGGGCTCCCCCGTACCCGAGACGCTGGAGAAGAGTCGTGCCATGCTGGTGGACGAGCTGCAGCGTTGCCAGCGTCTTGGCATCCCGCACTACAACTTCCACCCAG GTTCCACCACAGGCAAGATCAGCCGCGAGGAGTGCTGCAAGCTGATTGCCGAGAGCATCAACCTGGCCCACAGTCAGACCAAGGGTGTGATTTGTGTGCTGGAGAACATGAGCTGCCAA GGCTTCACCATTGGGGGCGACCTTCATGAGCTGAGGCTGATCATTGAGCACGTGAAGGATAAGTCTCGCGTGGGCGTCTGCCTGGACACCTGCCACTCACACGCTGCAG GGTATGATCTCTCCACGGAGGAAGGGTTTGAAGAGTTGCTGGAAGATTTTGAGAAGATCATTGGATGGCAGTTTCTTCGAGGACTTCATATCAATGACTCCAAAG GCGAAGTTGGCGACCACCTGGACCGCCACGAGAACATTGGCAAGGGAAGCATTGGTGTGGAGGGCTTCTTCCGGGTGATGAACTGCGAGCACTTCAACGACCTGCCCCTCATCCTGGAGACCCCCTGGACCAGCAATGCAGGTTATGCCAACGAGGTCAAGGCGCTGACGTCATTGATTTTAATTGAGAAATAG
- the LOC126987633 gene encoding probable endonuclease 4 isoform X3, whose product MAPARSRKRGDTRLLSVPGGRTSASKKGKSKDEIKAEITEQEPENTPSSQSDDQEDEEISVKTKGKGKKPTKRGKVKEEIAEQEPEKTPSSQSDDQEDEEISVKTKGKGKKPTKRGKVKEETTDSDEAQDEEPKRKRTKRAPAKPKGSQRAARGKKSMKESSTEPSEDEEIEVKQVKKKVASPRKKNKKGEDTPVPRPIKYESLGDGPPPVPSTGRKYMGSHVSAAGGIWNAFENAEECSSKSFAIFLRNQRQWNAKPLDEETVEKWKEIGKDFPPHLILPHGSYLMNLGSPVPETLEKSRAMLVDELQRCQRLGIPHYNFHPGSTTGKISREECCKLIAESINLAHSQTKGVICVLENMSCQGFTIGGDLHELRLIIEHVKDKSRVGVCLDTCHSHAAGYDLSTEEGFEELLEDFEKIIGWQFLRGLHINDSKGEVGDHLDRHENIGKGSIGVEGFFRVMNCEHFNDLPLILETPWTSNAGYANEVKALTSLILIEK is encoded by the exons GAAGAACCAGTGCAAGTAAGAAGGGCAAGTCAAAGGATGAAATCAAAGCAGAGATTACAGAGCAAGAACCAGAAAATACACCATCCAGTCAAAGTGACgaccaagaagatgaagaaattagTGTGAAAACTAAGGGCAAAGGGAAGAAGCCAACCAAacgaggaaaggtgaaagaagagattGCAGAACAAGAACCAGAAAAAACACCATCCAGTCAAAGTGACgaccaagaagatgaagaaattagTGTGAAAACTAAGGGCAAAGGGAAGAAGCCAAccaaaagaggaaag gtgaaagaagagacgACTGACAGTGATGAAGCGCAAGATGAAGAgcctaagaggaagaggacaaagagggcACCTGCCAAGCCTAAGGGTAGCCAGAGggcagcaagaggaaaaaagtcAATGAAGGAGAGCTCTACAGAACCaagtgaagatgaagaaatagaagtcAAGCAAGTGAAGAAAAAAGTTGCGAGtcccaggaagaaaaataagaaaggagag GATACACCTGTTCCTCGCCCCATCAAGTATGAGAGCCTTGGGGACGGGCCGCCTCCTGTGCCCTCCACTGGACGCAAGTACATGGGCTCCCACGTCTCAGCTGCTG GTGGAATATGGAATGCTTTTGAAAATGCTGAGGAGTGCAGTTCAAAGTCTTTTGCCATTTTCCTCCGCAACCAACGGCAGTGGAACGCTAAGCCCCTGGACGAGGAGACAGTTGAGAAGTGGAAGGAGATTGGAAAG GACTTTCCTCCACACCTGATCCTGCCTCATGGGTCCTACCTGATGAACCTGGGCTCCCCCGTACCCGAGACGCTGGAGAAGAGTCGTGCCATGCTGGTGGACGAGCTGCAGCGTTGCCAGCGTCTTGGCATCCCGCACTACAACTTCCACCCAG GTTCCACCACAGGCAAGATCAGCCGCGAGGAGTGCTGCAAGCTGATTGCCGAGAGCATCAACCTGGCCCACAGTCAGACCAAGGGTGTGATTTGTGTGCTGGAGAACATGAGCTGCCAA GGCTTCACCATTGGGGGCGACCTTCATGAGCTGAGGCTGATCATTGAGCACGTGAAGGATAAGTCTCGCGTGGGCGTCTGCCTGGACACCTGCCACTCACACGCTGCAG GGTATGATCTCTCCACGGAGGAAGGGTTTGAAGAGTTGCTGGAAGATTTTGAGAAGATCATTGGATGGCAGTTTCTTCGAGGACTTCATATCAATGACTCCAAAG GCGAAGTTGGCGACCACCTGGACCGCCACGAGAACATTGGCAAGGGAAGCATTGGTGTGGAGGGCTTCTTCCGGGTGATGAACTGCGAGCACTTCAACGACCTGCCCCTCATCCTGGAGACCCCCTGGACCAGCAATGCAGGTTATGCCAACGAGGTCAAGGCGCTGACGTCATTGATTTTAATTGAGAAATAG
- the LOC126987633 gene encoding probable endonuclease 4 isoform X1 — MAPARSRKRGDTRLLSVPGGRTSASKKGKSKDEIKAEITEQEPENTPSSQSDDQEDEEISVKTKGKGKKPTKRGKVKEEIAEQEPEKTPSSQSDDQEDEEISVKTKGKGKKPTKRGKVKAEITEQEPEKTPSSQSDDQEDEEISVKTKGKGKKPTKRGKVKEETTDSDEAQDEEPKRKRTKRAPAKPKGSQRAARGKKSMKESSTEPSEDEEIEVKQVKKKVASPRKKNKKGEDTPVPRPIKYESLGDGPPPVPSTGRKYMGSHVSAAGGIWNAFENAEECSSKSFAIFLRNQRQWNAKPLDEETVEKWKEIGKDFPPHLILPHGSYLMNLGSPVPETLEKSRAMLVDELQRCQRLGIPHYNFHPGSTTGKISREECCKLIAESINLAHSQTKGVICVLENMSCQGFTIGGDLHELRLIIEHVKDKSRVGVCLDTCHSHAAGYDLSTEEGFEELLEDFEKIIGWQFLRGLHINDSKGEVGDHLDRHENIGKGSIGVEGFFRVMNCEHFNDLPLILETPWTSNAGYANEVKALTSLILIEK; from the exons GAAGAACCAGTGCAAGTAAGAAGGGCAAGTCAAAGGATGAAATCAAAGCAGAGATTACAGAGCAAGAACCAGAAAATACACCATCCAGTCAAAGTGACgaccaagaagatgaagaaattagTGTGAAAACTAAGGGCAAAGGGAAGAAGCCAACCAAacgaggaaaggtgaaagaagagattGCAGAACAAGAACCAGAAAAAACACCATCCAGTCAAAGTGACgaccaagaagatgaagaaattagTGTGAAAACTAAGGGCAAAGGGAAGAAGCCAAccaaaagaggaaaggtgaaagcaGAGATtacagaacaagaaccagaaaAAACACCATCCAGTCAAAGTGACgaccaagaagatgaagaaattagTGTGAAAACTAAGGGCAAAGGGAAGAAGCCAACCAAacgaggaaaggtgaaagaagagacgACTGACAGTGATGAAGCGCAAGATGAAGAgcctaagaggaagaggacaaagagggcACCTGCCAAGCCTAAGGGTAGCCAGAGggcagcaagaggaaaaaagtcAATGAAGGAGAGCTCTACAGAACCaagtgaagatgaagaaatagaagtcAAGCAAGTGAAGAAAAAAGTTGCGAGtcccaggaagaaaaataagaaaggagag GATACACCTGTTCCTCGCCCCATCAAGTATGAGAGCCTTGGGGACGGGCCGCCTCCTGTGCCCTCCACTGGACGCAAGTACATGGGCTCCCACGTCTCAGCTGCTG GTGGAATATGGAATGCTTTTGAAAATGCTGAGGAGTGCAGTTCAAAGTCTTTTGCCATTTTCCTCCGCAACCAACGGCAGTGGAACGCTAAGCCCCTGGACGAGGAGACAGTTGAGAAGTGGAAGGAGATTGGAAAG GACTTTCCTCCACACCTGATCCTGCCTCATGGGTCCTACCTGATGAACCTGGGCTCCCCCGTACCCGAGACGCTGGAGAAGAGTCGTGCCATGCTGGTGGACGAGCTGCAGCGTTGCCAGCGTCTTGGCATCCCGCACTACAACTTCCACCCAG GTTCCACCACAGGCAAGATCAGCCGCGAGGAGTGCTGCAAGCTGATTGCCGAGAGCATCAACCTGGCCCACAGTCAGACCAAGGGTGTGATTTGTGTGCTGGAGAACATGAGCTGCCAA GGCTTCACCATTGGGGGCGACCTTCATGAGCTGAGGCTGATCATTGAGCACGTGAAGGATAAGTCTCGCGTGGGCGTCTGCCTGGACACCTGCCACTCACACGCTGCAG GGTATGATCTCTCCACGGAGGAAGGGTTTGAAGAGTTGCTGGAAGATTTTGAGAAGATCATTGGATGGCAGTTTCTTCGAGGACTTCATATCAATGACTCCAAAG GCGAAGTTGGCGACCACCTGGACCGCCACGAGAACATTGGCAAGGGAAGCATTGGTGTGGAGGGCTTCTTCCGGGTGATGAACTGCGAGCACTTCAACGACCTGCCCCTCATCCTGGAGACCCCCTGGACCAGCAATGCAGGTTATGCCAACGAGGTCAAGGCGCTGACGTCATTGATTTTAATTGAGAAATAG
- the LOC126987633 gene encoding probable endonuclease 4 isoform X2: MAPARSRKRGRTSASKKGKSKDEIKAEITEQEPENTPSSQSDDQEDEEISVKTKGKGKKPTKRGKVKEEIAEQEPEKTPSSQSDDQEDEEISVKTKGKGKKPTKRGKVKAEITEQEPEKTPSSQSDDQEDEEISVKTKGKGKKPTKRGKVKEETTDSDEAQDEEPKRKRTKRAPAKPKGSQRAARGKKSMKESSTEPSEDEEIEVKQVKKKVASPRKKNKKGEDTPVPRPIKYESLGDGPPPVPSTGRKYMGSHVSAAGGIWNAFENAEECSSKSFAIFLRNQRQWNAKPLDEETVEKWKEIGKDFPPHLILPHGSYLMNLGSPVPETLEKSRAMLVDELQRCQRLGIPHYNFHPGSTTGKISREECCKLIAESINLAHSQTKGVICVLENMSCQGFTIGGDLHELRLIIEHVKDKSRVGVCLDTCHSHAAGYDLSTEEGFEELLEDFEKIIGWQFLRGLHINDSKGEVGDHLDRHENIGKGSIGVEGFFRVMNCEHFNDLPLILETPWTSNAGYANEVKALTSLILIEK; this comes from the exons GAAGAACCAGTGCAAGTAAGAAGGGCAAGTCAAAGGATGAAATCAAAGCAGAGATTACAGAGCAAGAACCAGAAAATACACCATCCAGTCAAAGTGACgaccaagaagatgaagaaattagTGTGAAAACTAAGGGCAAAGGGAAGAAGCCAACCAAacgaggaaaggtgaaagaagagattGCAGAACAAGAACCAGAAAAAACACCATCCAGTCAAAGTGACgaccaagaagatgaagaaattagTGTGAAAACTAAGGGCAAAGGGAAGAAGCCAAccaaaagaggaaaggtgaaagcaGAGATtacagaacaagaaccagaaaAAACACCATCCAGTCAAAGTGACgaccaagaagatgaagaaattagTGTGAAAACTAAGGGCAAAGGGAAGAAGCCAACCAAacgaggaaaggtgaaagaagagacgACTGACAGTGATGAAGCGCAAGATGAAGAgcctaagaggaagaggacaaagagggcACCTGCCAAGCCTAAGGGTAGCCAGAGggcagcaagaggaaaaaagtcAATGAAGGAGAGCTCTACAGAACCaagtgaagatgaagaaatagaagtcAAGCAAGTGAAGAAAAAAGTTGCGAGtcccaggaagaaaaataagaaaggagag GATACACCTGTTCCTCGCCCCATCAAGTATGAGAGCCTTGGGGACGGGCCGCCTCCTGTGCCCTCCACTGGACGCAAGTACATGGGCTCCCACGTCTCAGCTGCTG GTGGAATATGGAATGCTTTTGAAAATGCTGAGGAGTGCAGTTCAAAGTCTTTTGCCATTTTCCTCCGCAACCAACGGCAGTGGAACGCTAAGCCCCTGGACGAGGAGACAGTTGAGAAGTGGAAGGAGATTGGAAAG GACTTTCCTCCACACCTGATCCTGCCTCATGGGTCCTACCTGATGAACCTGGGCTCCCCCGTACCCGAGACGCTGGAGAAGAGTCGTGCCATGCTGGTGGACGAGCTGCAGCGTTGCCAGCGTCTTGGCATCCCGCACTACAACTTCCACCCAG GTTCCACCACAGGCAAGATCAGCCGCGAGGAGTGCTGCAAGCTGATTGCCGAGAGCATCAACCTGGCCCACAGTCAGACCAAGGGTGTGATTTGTGTGCTGGAGAACATGAGCTGCCAA GGCTTCACCATTGGGGGCGACCTTCATGAGCTGAGGCTGATCATTGAGCACGTGAAGGATAAGTCTCGCGTGGGCGTCTGCCTGGACACCTGCCACTCACACGCTGCAG GGTATGATCTCTCCACGGAGGAAGGGTTTGAAGAGTTGCTGGAAGATTTTGAGAAGATCATTGGATGGCAGTTTCTTCGAGGACTTCATATCAATGACTCCAAAG GCGAAGTTGGCGACCACCTGGACCGCCACGAGAACATTGGCAAGGGAAGCATTGGTGTGGAGGGCTTCTTCCGGGTGATGAACTGCGAGCACTTCAACGACCTGCCCCTCATCCTGGAGACCCCCTGGACCAGCAATGCAGGTTATGCCAACGAGGTCAAGGCGCTGACGTCATTGATTTTAATTGAGAAATAG